The genomic region CCGCCGGGTGGCGGCGGATCCTGCCGGTACGGCAGCGGGGAAGCCGCAGGGGGACCCTGCAGGCCGGCTACTGTCCGGCGTCGTCCGCGGCAACGAGCTTCAGCGACACTGAATTGATGCAATACCGCTGATCCGTGGGCGTGCCGTAGCCCTCGCCGTCGAACACGTGCCCCAGGTGGGAGTCGCACGTGGCGCAGCGGACTTCCACCCGGTCCATGCCCATGGTGCGGTCATGGATGTAGCGGACGGTGCCCTCGGCGAGCGGCGCCCAGAAGGACGGCCAGCCGCAGTGCGAGTCGAACTTTTCGTTGCTGGTGAAGAGTTCTGTGCCGCAGGCCCGGCACTTGTAGACGCCCCGGGTGTGGGTGTCCCAGTATTCGCCGGTGTACGGCCGCTCGGTGCCGGCCTGGCGCAGCACCCGGTACTCTTCCGGGGTCAGTTCCTGGCGCCACTGGGCATCCGTCTTTTCAACGGGCGTCTTTTCAACGGGCGCGGCGGTTTCGGCGGCAGGCTCCGTCGAGGGCGCGGCTACGGGCATGGATTTGGACCTGTTGTTGAAGATGCTCATAGCCTGAATAACGCTCAGGAGTCCCCGATAAATCCCGAACCGGCGTACAGATGCAGGACGGGCAGGCCCAGCTTGTCCTGGGCCTTGGTAGCCCAGTCGGTGTGGAACGTGTCCGCGACAGCATGCGGGCGCGTGATCACCACAGCCTGTCCGGCACTGAGTTCCTTGACCTTGGCGACCAGGCCGTCCACGGCCTTGCCCTCGACGATTTCGCCCGAGACGCCGCCGCCCAGCCCGGCCAACGCGGCCAGCGAAGCGGCCAGCGTGTCGGCGGCTTCAGCCCGCTCCCCGGCGGGGTCGGAGTGTGCCGTCAGTTCACGGAAGGCCTTGGCGATTTCGAGCATGGAGAGGTTTTCCAGGAAATCCACCACCAAGTGCCGCTCGGTATTGGCCGGCACCAGGACCAGCAGGGGGGCATCGCCGCCGGCAATCAGGGTTTCAATGTTGACGCGGTCATCCGCACCGAGGGGCTCTTCTGTCAAAATGACGATTGGATCACTCATGACCCCAGCCTAGTCGCGCTCGTGGTGACCCGCA from Arthrobacter sp. NicSoilB8 harbors:
- the msrB gene encoding peptide-methionine (R)-S-oxide reductase MsrB; translation: MSIFNNRSKSMPVAAPSTEPAAETAAPVEKTPVEKTDAQWRQELTPEEYRVLRQAGTERPYTGEYWDTHTRGVYKCRACGTELFTSNEKFDSHCGWPSFWAPLAEGTVRYIHDRTMGMDRVEVRCATCDSHLGHVFDGEGYGTPTDQRYCINSVSLKLVAADDAGQ